The following are encoded in a window of Thermodesulfobacterium geofontis OPF15 genomic DNA:
- the cas2 gene encoding CRISPR-associated endonuclease Cas2, translating into MDYLIVYDISDHKKRLKVSRLLQKFGYRIQYSAFYLPETKGNIIDFLFKEISKLIDKNTDRVFFYPVHPPEVFKGYPLEPWKIFII; encoded by the coding sequence ATGGATTACCTTATAGTATACGATATTTCAGACCACAAAAAGAGACTTAAAGTATCAAGACTTTTACAAAAATTTGGTTATCGCATCCAATATAGTGCATTTTATTTACCTGAAACAAAGGGAAATATAATAGATTTCTTATTTAAAGAAATTTCTAAACTTATTGATAAGAATACCGATCGGGTTTTCTTTTATCCAGTACATCCTCCAGAGGTATTTAAAGGCTATCCTCTTGAACCTTGGAAAATTTTTATAATTTAA
- the cas1 gene encoding CRISPR-associated endonuclease Cas1, with amino-acid sequence MKQTIIIYSNYVEVSRKGGRLYIETPKTKCSIPLSNIDGILIFGKSYLTSEAISLCMKKQIPIILFTIYGKIKGQILPPANSETTNKRIKQFGLYFFKRFEIAKYLIKRKYNEIERTFNVELWELKPKIDEVTDYTSLLGIEGIATKVMFQKFESMIKDTEFKFWDRNYRPPKDEVNALLSFIYTLGYNLATGIIVLKGFDPFISFLHFKRGKHAAFASDLMEIIRPKLTLFSAELITKNKIIKEDFVKENNYFYLKKQAIYKILEEFNQLKEELITSMKKFLTDLENFDF; translated from the coding sequence ATGAAACAAACTATTATTATCTACAGTAATTATGTAGAAGTAAGTCGTAAAGGAGGAAGACTATATATTGAAACTCCTAAAACTAAATGTAGTATACCTCTTTCTAACATAGACGGAATACTCATTTTTGGAAAATCTTATCTTACTTCAGAAGCTATCTCTCTTTGCATGAAAAAACAAATTCCTATTATCCTTTTTACTATCTATGGAAAAATAAAGGGACAGATTTTACCCCCGGCTAATAGTGAAACTACTAATAAAAGAATAAAACAATTCGGTCTCTATTTTTTCAAAAGATTTGAAATTGCTAAATATTTAATAAAAAGAAAATATAACGAAATAGAACGCACTTTTAATGTAGAACTTTGGGAACTTAAACCTAAAATTGATGAAGTAACTGATTATACTTCCTTACTTGGTATTGAAGGAATAGCAACTAAGGTTATGTTTCAAAAATTTGAGAGTATGATAAAAGATACAGAATTTAAATTTTGGGATAGGAATTATCGTCCTCCAAAAGATGAAGTAAACGCCCTTTTAAGTTTTATTTATACTCTTGGTTATAATTTAGCAACTGGAATTATTGTTTTAAAAGGATTTGACCCTTTTATATCTTTTCTTCATTTTAAAAGAGGTAAACATGCTGCTTTTGCTTCAGATTTAATGGAAATAATTCGTCCTAAATTAACTTTATTTTCTGCAGAGCTTATTACTAAGAATAAGATAATCAAGGAAGATTTTGTTAAAGAAAATAATTATTTTTATTTAAAAAAACAAGCCATTTATAAGATTTTAGAAGAGTTCAATCAGCTCAAAGAAGAACTAATAACTTCTATGAAAAAGTTTTTAACTGATTTGGAAAATTTTGATTTTTAG
- the cas2 gene encoding CRISPR-associated endonuclease Cas2 yields the protein MRVIVYDYETEKIREKVRKNLKKLGVHAQWSVFESLESYENLIKVLLEEEGEKYRVAIFKINPKGEIRKIGQNWEKIKFIF from the coding sequence ATGCGAGTTATAGTCTACGATTATGAGACAGAAAAAATAAGAGAAAAGGTTAGGAAAAATTTGAAAAAGCTTGGAGTGCATGCTCAATGGAGTGTATTTGAGAGTTTAGAAAGTTATGAAAACTTAATAAAAGTTTTGCTTGAGGAAGAGGGTGAGAAATATAGAGTAGCTATTTTTAAGATTAATCCAAAAGGAGAAATAAGAAAAATTGGTCAAAATTGGGAAAAGATTAAATTTATTTTTTAA